In Lycium ferocissimum isolate CSIRO_LF1 chromosome 11, AGI_CSIRO_Lferr_CH_V1, whole genome shotgun sequence, a single genomic region encodes these proteins:
- the LOC132037070 gene encoding 3,9-dihydroxypterocarpan 6A-monooxygenase-like translates to MAIISLEGQLHILLFFIICLVFGLIVQSFIKNLHNKIQLPPSPPALPIIGHLHLLGSVWHQSFKKLALRYGPFMLIRAGASTSYVVSNGAIAKQVFKTNDMNFAARPEFGSSEYQIYHDTMFSILDYNKLWIFLKKICMTEILSAQQICKFADVRKEETMKLLEFFVRCSEQGEACDVGIQLMAMTNNLICRLIMSTRTSTNVNESVEIREIAKGIGLLAGQLGLGEVFGPLKKYDLLGAGKKAKALLLKFDKFMDGIIKKHEDQRRAGRKDRKDMMDILLEIADDENAEIKLTRNCIKGLFLDLFLGGTDTTSVGLQWAVAELLNHPKALKKLQEEIERVVGLTRLVEDSDIPNLPYLQAVIKETLRVHPSLPLVFRKCREECVVNGYKIPKDSRVVLNVYAINRDPSEWIEADEFIPERYLVNSNKNLAIEPDELEAMKGQNFCYVPFGGGRRGCPGAGLAAAVLHRTLGVLVQCFDWKIKGAHKLNMEQGAGFSSAMVHPLVCYPVMRVNPQEIATPDY, encoded by the exons ATGGCAATTATTTCATTAGAAGGTCAACTTCATATCTTGctcttcttcatcatctgtTTAGTATTTGGCCTAATAGTTCAATCCTTCATCAAGAATTTACACAACAAAATCCAGCTTCCTCCAAGCCCACCAGCATTACCAATCATTGGTCATTTGCATCTTCTTGGTTCTGTGTGGCACCAGTCCTTTAAGAAATTAGCATTGCGCTATGGTCCATTCATGTTGATTCGTGCTGGTGCATCAACTTCATATGTTGTATCGAATGGCGCCATAGCCAAACAAGTCTTTAAAACCAATGACATGAATTTTGCTGCTAGGCCAGAGTTTGGCTCTTCAGAGTATCAAATTTATCATGACACCATGTTCTCTATTTTGGACTATAACAAGCTGtggattttcttgaagaaaatcTGCATGACGGAAATTCTGTCTGCTCAACAGATATGTAAATTTGCTGATGTTAGGAAGGAGGAGACGATGAAACTTTTGGAATTTTTCGTTAGGTGTTCGGAACAAGGGGAGGCATGTGATGTTGGAATTCAGCTCATGGCCATGACAAATAATCTTATTTGCAGGCTGATCATGAGCACAAGAACCTCAACTAATGTCAACGAGAGCGTGGAGATAAGAGAAATTGCAAAGGGGATAGGATTACTTGCAGGACAGCTTGGGTTAGGTGAAGTTTTTGGTCCTTTGAAGAAATATGATCTGCTTGGTGCTGGAAAAAAGGCAAAAGCTTTGTTGCTCAAGTTTGATAAGTTTATGGATGGGATCATAAAGAAACACGAAGACCAAAGGCGTGCTGGAAGAAAAGACAGGAAAGATATGATGGATATTCTTCTGGAAATTGCAGATGATGAAAATGCTGAGATAAAGCTCACTAGAAATTGCATCAAGGGTCTTTTCTTG GATCTCTTTTTGGGAGGAACTGATACAACAAGTGTTGGTTTGCAATGGGCAGTAGCAGAGCTGTTAAACCATCCAAAGGCATTAAAGAAGCTTCAAGAAGAGATTGAGAGAGTAGTTGGGTTAACCAGGCTAGTTGAGGATTCAGATATCCCAAATCTTCCTTATCTGCAAGCTGTTATCAAGGAAACACTAAGAGTTCATCCCTCATTGCCCTTAGTGTTCCGCAAATGCAGAGAAGAATGTGTAGTCAATGGTTACAAAATTCCTAAAGATTCTAGGGTTGTACTCAACGTTTATGCCATTAATAGGGACCCCAGTGAATGGATAGAAGCAGATGAATTTATACCGGAGAGGTACCTTGTTAACTCCAACAAGAACCTCGCGATCGAGCCTGATGAATTGGAGGCTATGAAAGGACAGAACTTCTGCTATGTGCCATTTGGTGGAGGAAGAAGAGGATGTCCTGGTGCTGGACTTGCAGCAGCAGTGTTGCATAGGACACTTGGTGTGTTAGTCCAATGTTTTGATTGGAAAATTAAAGGTGCGCACAAACTTAATATGGAACAAGGAGCTGGATTTTCTTCTGCCATGGTTCATCCCTTGGTTTGTTATCCTGTTATGCGCGTTAATCCACAAGAAATTGCCACACCAGACTACTGA